GCAAGCACCGCGCCCTGCGGGATCAACACCTTGAGCCCGGCCGCGACCGCCCGGATCAACTGGTCGCCGGTGCCGTGTCCATAACTGTCATTGACTTCCTTGAAACCGTCGAGGTCGAGATAGAGGAGCAGCACGTTGCGCTTGCTCTGGCGGGCTTCGGCGACGAAACGGTCGACGGCGAGCCCGAGGCCGTCGCGATTGGACAGACCGCTCAGCCTGTCGCGCAGCGCCTCCTCGCGGGCGCTGTTTTCCTCTGCCTTCAGGCGGCGGCCGGCGAGCCAGCCGATGGCCAGCAGCACCATAAAGAACATGCCGACGAGACCGAGAGCCTCGAAGACCATCGGCCGCACCTGGGCATAGGCCATATTCCCCGGTGAGCGCGAGGTCCAGACGAGCTTGCCGAGCGTTGCCCCCATCGGATCGACGATGGGCACGAGATAGTTGGCTTTGAACGTCGCCGGCGCCAGCCTCAATCCGCCGATGACGTAGGTCTGGCCGAGCGCGCTCACCCTGTCGTCATCGAGATGACGGGCGAAAATGAGATAGCGATGTTGCCCGACAGGCACATCGAGCGCCCCGGATTTTTGCCGTACCAGCGCCACGCCGGCAGCGGCAATCCCCCGTTTGGTGCCGACGAAACCGACGGCCTGAGGACGGTCCGCCGGGCCGGCCGCTTTGACCGTGTCGAGCAGCTTCCAGAGAGAAGGCGCGAAGAAATCCGCGGGCGGCTCCTCCATCGGTTTGCCGTCGCGATAGGCCATGATGGAATTCTTCGCATCATCGACAACGATCGCCATGTCGAAAAGCGAACTGTTGACCGACATCTCGCCGTAATTGCTGACCGTCCACGCCATGCCTTCGGGCGTGTAGACGTTGGCGGCGGCGTCGTCCCAGGCGGCATAATCGTCGAGCGTCGCACCGAGCTGATCCTCAAAGGTTTTCAACGCGCCGATCGTCGTTTCGCGCGAGCGCTCGTCATCAAGGAGATTGGCATTTTCGGCTACGCGTTCGAGTGCCGTCATCACCATGATGGTGGCGACCGCGACGATGACCGCAAAGGAAAACAGCACGCCGGTGACGGTGATGTGACGGCCTATTCCCGATCCCTTGCGCTGCAATTTTCCCAGTATCTGCATTACGGCTCCCTGACCATCGCACTTTGGCAGTCAAGGGTTCAAAAACGTTTAAGCAACCGCCTGTTGCAGGTTTCCGAGGGTTATTTTCCCCGTCCGAACATGGCGCATTGCGGCCGCCTGCCGGCGGAATTCCGGCCTAGAGCATGTCTTTGCGATGGAAACATGCGTAAAAACAAAGAGGGACAGGCGTTGCGTGCATTGTACCATGCAACGCGCCTGAGACCGGCTATCAACCCGGCTTGTGATTGCCTTTCGGAAATTGTCCCGCCAGGTCGCGATACCACTTGCCGCTCTTCTTCACCGTCCGCCGCTGTGTCTCATAATCGACATGGACGAGGCCGAAGCGCATACGGTAGCCTTCCGCCCACTCGAAATTGTCCATCAGGCTCCAGGC
This DNA window, taken from Rhizobium etli CFN 42, encodes the following:
- a CDS encoding putative bifunctional diguanylate cyclase/phosphodiesterase, whose translation is MQILGKLQRKGSGIGRHITVTGVLFSFAVIVAVATIMVMTALERVAENANLLDDERSRETTIGALKTFEDQLGATLDDYAAWDDAAANVYTPEGMAWTVSNYGEMSVNSSLFDMAIVVDDAKNSIMAYRDGKPMEEPPADFFAPSLWKLLDTVKAAGPADRPQAVGFVGTKRGIAAAGVALVRQKSGALDVPVGQHRYLIFARHLDDDRVSALGQTYVIGGLRLAPATFKANYLVPIVDPMGATLGKLVWTSRSPGNMAYAQVRPMVFEALGLVGMFFMVLLAIGWLAGRRLKAEENSAREEALRDRLSGLSNRDGLGLAVDRFVAEARQSKRNVLLLYLDLDGFKEVNDSYGHGTGDQLIRAVAAGLKVLIPQGAVLARIGGDEFAIAFLSDGENAAALQLSEQILDFLVEPLEIGRRVVVVGASIGIAMSPAGAIDREELVRRSDLAMYKAKEAGRARMTLYDPSMDADREQRNALELDLRIAIESGDLTLAYQPLVDAGTHALTGVEALVRWNRPGHGPVSPELFIPIAETSGLIESLGLFVLRKACETAKQWPELNVSVNVSPGQFRNPAFTDYVRYVLKQTEIEASRITLEITEGYMIQNPQRTRQSIERLKGLGVKVALDDFGSGFSSIGYLRQFGFDRIKIDRSLVMGVNEDKRQREMLQATVALARSLDIPVTAEGIETEGQAVAMRLFGCDCLQGYLFGKPLTAERITEMLDELRTAEQSTRRRLGAA